A DNA window from Halomonas zincidurans B6 contains the following coding sequences:
- a CDS encoding LysR substrate-binding domain-containing protein, translating to MPAQNLMPPDTSIQLTGWLRFKHLVLLTTLADSRNMHVTARRMHLSQPAASKILKDLEGFFGFAIFVRQPRAMILTELGAHVVRHARIMLNEADRLVSDINDLREGGYGQLLIGAIVAAAPEILPAAIARLKRQRPRLSISLQEQTSDRLLTELEYKRLDLVIGRLTHVDQHNQFDFEPLRDEPLRVVVRQGHPLATGHGMPDIENLSRWPWILHPMTSPMRGVFEAALAAEGIASPSDIVETTSIQATLQLLLNSDMLAVLPHSILRRPLESGQYVLLERIIGKPLDYYGIITRRDEPLSTAAQALIEHLRELTEQPLDENGR from the coding sequence TTGCCGGCGCAAAATCTCATGCCCCCGGATACGTCGATCCAACTGACCGGTTGGTTAAGGTTCAAGCATCTCGTGCTACTGACCACCTTGGCAGACAGTCGCAACATGCATGTAACGGCGCGCCGGATGCATCTCAGCCAGCCGGCGGCCAGCAAGATACTCAAGGATCTCGAAGGCTTCTTCGGCTTTGCAATATTCGTGCGCCAACCGCGAGCCATGATCCTGACGGAGCTGGGAGCGCATGTCGTACGTCATGCTCGCATTATGCTCAACGAGGCGGATCGGCTGGTCAGTGATATCAATGATCTACGCGAGGGGGGGTACGGGCAGTTGCTGATCGGTGCGATTGTCGCAGCGGCGCCGGAAATCCTGCCGGCGGCGATTGCGCGACTCAAGCGCCAGAGACCCCGGCTGTCGATTAGCCTGCAAGAGCAGACCAGCGATCGTTTATTGACCGAACTCGAATACAAGCGGCTCGATCTGGTGATCGGCCGCCTGACCCATGTCGACCAGCATAATCAGTTCGACTTCGAGCCCTTGCGTGACGAGCCGCTGCGTGTCGTGGTTCGTCAAGGTCACCCGCTGGCGACAGGCCATGGCATGCCGGATATTGAAAACCTCAGTCGCTGGCCGTGGATCCTGCATCCAATGACCAGCCCGATGCGCGGTGTGTTCGAGGCGGCGCTGGCGGCGGAGGGCATCGCCTCGCCCAGTGATATCGTCGAAACCACGTCCATCCAGGCCACCCTGCAGCTCCTGCTGAATTCCGACATGCTGGCGGTACTGCCGCATTCGATACTGCGGCGACCGCTGGAAAGTGGCCAATATGTGCTGCTCGAGCGCATCATCGGCAAACCTCTCGACTATTACGGGATCATTACTCGGCGTGACGAACCGCTGTCGACGGCAGCGCAGGCGTTGATCGAGCACTTGCGGGAGTTGACCGAGCAACCTCTTGATGAGAACGGACGTTAG
- a CDS encoding aldehyde dehydrogenase (NADP(+)) → MTLEGKLLIGQQAVAGASEPIQAIDPSTNQRLEPAYAGGTAHDVDRACGLAWAAFDRYRETSLEERATFLETVASEIEALGDTLIQRAVAESGLPRGRIEGERGRTCGQLRLFAQVVRAGEWLDVRVDPALPERQPMPRVDLRQRHIALGGGRLFGASNFPLAFSVAGGDTASSLAAGCPVIVKAHSAHPGTSELVGRAIQRAIAQCNLPEGVFSLLFGSGREVGTALVADPRIKAGGFTGSRSGGLALLKVAQNRAEPIPFYAEMSSINPVFPLPAALEARGEEMAKGFVASLNLGAGQFCTNPGLVIAEQGAALDAFVATAGAALKESAAQTMLTPGIYDAYQQGVARLASHDQVREIARGQVGETPNQCQAGLYVTSAEAFLNDEALQEEVFGSTSLVIECQDAAEVKRVADRLEGQLTITLQMDDADHDAARALLPTLEHKAGRILVNGWPTGVEVSHAMVHGGPFPATSDVRSTSVGTAAIYRFLRPVCYQNLPDALRPEALKEANPLGLKRLYDGRREG, encoded by the coding sequence CAACGCCTGGAGCCGGCCTATGCCGGCGGCACCGCCCACGACGTCGATCGCGCCTGCGGCCTCGCCTGGGCGGCCTTCGACCGCTACCGCGAGACCTCGCTGGAGGAACGCGCGACGTTCCTCGAGACGGTAGCCTCCGAGATCGAGGCGCTCGGCGACACGCTGATCCAGCGCGCGGTGGCCGAATCCGGCCTGCCCCGGGGGCGCATCGAGGGCGAGCGCGGGCGTACCTGCGGCCAATTGAGGCTGTTCGCCCAGGTGGTGCGCGCCGGCGAGTGGCTCGACGTGCGCGTCGACCCGGCGCTGCCCGAGCGTCAGCCGATGCCGCGGGTCGACCTGCGTCAGCGCCACATCGCGCTGGGAGGCGGCCGCCTATTCGGCGCCTCGAACTTCCCGCTGGCGTTCTCGGTGGCCGGCGGCGATACCGCATCAAGCTTAGCCGCGGGCTGCCCGGTGATCGTCAAGGCGCACTCCGCCCATCCCGGCACCTCGGAACTGGTGGGCCGGGCGATCCAGCGCGCAATCGCCCAATGCAACCTGCCGGAGGGGGTGTTCTCGCTGCTGTTCGGCTCCGGGCGCGAAGTGGGCACCGCGCTGGTCGCCGATCCGCGGATCAAGGCCGGCGGCTTCACCGGCTCGCGCAGCGGCGGCCTGGCGCTGCTCAAGGTCGCCCAGAACCGTGCCGAGCCGATCCCCTTCTACGCCGAGATGAGCTCGATCAACCCGGTGTTCCCGCTGCCGGCGGCGCTCGAGGCCCGCGGCGAGGAGATGGCCAAGGGCTTCGTCGCCTCGCTCAACCTGGGCGCCGGGCAGTTCTGCACCAACCCCGGGCTGGTGATCGCCGAGCAGGGCGCGGCGCTGGACGCCTTCGTCGCCACCGCCGGCGCGGCGCTCAAGGAAAGTGCCGCGCAGACCATGCTCACCCCGGGCATTTATGACGCCTACCAGCAGGGCGTGGCGCGGCTGGCCAGCCACGACCAGGTGCGTGAAATCGCCCGCGGCCAGGTCGGCGAGACGCCCAACCAGTGCCAGGCCGGGCTGTACGTCACCTCGGCCGAGGCCTTCCTCAATGATGAGGCACTGCAGGAAGAGGTGTTCGGCTCCACCTCGCTGGTGATCGAATGTCAGGATGCCGCCGAGGTCAAGCGGGTCGCCGACCGTCTCGAAGGCCAGTTGACCATCACGCTGCAGATGGACGACGCCGATCACGACGCGGCCCGCGCGCTGCTGCCGACGCTCGAGCACAAGGCCGGGCGCATCCTGGTCAACGGCTGGCCGACCGGCGTCGAGGTCAGCCACGCGATGGTCCACGGCGGGCCGTTCCCGGCCACCTCGGACGTGCGCAGCACTTCGGTGGGCACCGCGGCGATCTATCGCTTCCTGCGTCCGGTGTGCTATCAGAATCTGCCCGACGCGCTGCGTCCCGAAGCGCTCAAGGAGGCCAATCCGCTGGGCCTCAAGCGGCTTTACGACGGAAGGCGCGAAGGCTGA